Proteins encoded within one genomic window of Lagenorhynchus albirostris chromosome 9, mLagAlb1.1, whole genome shotgun sequence:
- the CNTF gene encoding LOW QUALITY PROTEIN: ciliary neurotrophic factor (The sequence of the model RefSeq protein was modified relative to this genomic sequence to represent the inferred CDS: inserted 1 base in 1 codon) produces the protein MAFTEHSPLTPRRRDLCSRSVWLARKIRSDLTALMESYVKHQGLNENVNLDSVRGVPVASTDRWREXSGAERLQENLQAYRTFHVMLARMLEDQRVHFTPAEDDFHQAIHAVLLQVAAFAYQLEELMVLLEHKIPSSEADGMPLIVGDGGLFEKKLWGLKVLQELSQWTVRSVHDLRVLSSCQTGIPGRGGHYTAKDKKM, from the exons ATGGCTTTCACAGAGCATTCACCGCTGACCCCTCGCCGCCGGGACCTCTGTAGCCGCTCTGTCTGGCTAGCAAGGAAGATCCGTTCAGACCTGACTGCTCTTATGGAATCTTAT GTGAAGCACCAAGGTCTGAACGAGAACGTAAACCTGGACTCTGTGCGTGGTGTGCCAGTGGCAAGCACTGATCGGTGGCGCG CGAGTGGGGCAGAGCGACTCCAAGAGAACCTCCAAGCTTACCGTACCTTCCATGTTATGTTGGCCAGAATGTTAGAAGACCAACGGGTGCATTTTACTCCAGCTGAAGATGACTTCCATCAAGCAATACATGCCGTTCTCCTCCAAGTCGCTGCCTTTGCTTACCAGCTGGAAGAATTAATGGTGCTCCTGGAACACAAGATCCCTTCCAGTGAGGCTGATGGGATGCCCCTTATTGTTGGAGATGGTGGTCTCTTTGAGAAGAAGCTGTGGGGCTTAAAGGTGCTGCAAGAGCTTTCACAGTGGACAGTGAGGTCCGTCCATGACCTTCGAGTCCTTTCATCTTGTCAAACTGGGATCCCAGGACGTGGGGGCCATTATACTGCTAAGGACAAGAAAATGTAG